The following proteins come from a genomic window of Gloeomargarita sp. SRBZ-1_bins_9:
- the tatC gene encoding twin-arginine translocase subunit TatC, with amino-acid sequence MTAEPPTPVLTPERDPLDETPDDVEMSLFDHLEELRQRLWWAIGSFAVATVLCFIGVKPIVQFLEAPAGEVKFLQMAPGEFFFVSLKVAAYSGLILSSPLILYQIIAFVLPGLTRRERRLLGPVVLGSSVLFVAGMAFAYGVLIPAALRFFLNYGAEVVEPLWSIERYFEFVLLLLLGTGLAFQIPVVQFVLSALGLVSPRQMLSGWRYVVLIAVVVAAILTPSTDPLTQILLAGAMAGLYLGGIGLAVWFLPKR; translated from the coding sequence ATGACGGCGGAGCCACCCACCCCTGTTTTGACGCCGGAGCGCGACCCTCTGGATGAAACGCCTGATGATGTGGAAATGTCGCTGTTTGACCACTTGGAGGAGTTGCGACAGCGGCTATGGTGGGCCATTGGTTCCTTTGCCGTGGCCACGGTACTGTGTTTTATCGGCGTCAAACCCATCGTACAGTTTTTAGAGGCACCGGCGGGGGAAGTGAAATTCTTGCAGATGGCGCCGGGAGAGTTTTTTTTCGTTTCCCTGAAGGTGGCGGCCTACAGCGGCTTGATCCTCAGTAGCCCCCTGATTCTGTACCAGATCATTGCCTTTGTACTGCCGGGGTTGACGCGGCGGGAGCGGCGGTTGCTGGGGCCGGTGGTGCTGGGGTCGAGTGTGCTGTTTGTGGCCGGGATGGCCTTTGCCTATGGGGTGTTGATTCCGGCGGCCCTGCGGTTTTTCCTAAACTACGGGGCGGAGGTCGTTGAACCCCTGTGGTCCATCGAGCGCTATTTCGAGTTCGTGTTGCTCCTGCTGTTGGGCACGGGGCTGGCGTTTCAAATTCCGGTGGTGCAGTTTGTCCTGAGCGCCCTAGGACTGGTGTCCCCCCGGCAGATGCTCTCAGGCTGGCGCTATGTGGTGCTGATTGCAGTGGTGGTGGCGGCCATTTTGACGCCCTCAACTGACCCCCTGACCCAAATCCTACTGGCGGGTGCCATGGCGGGTTTGTATCTGGGGGGGATTGGACTGGCGGTGTGGTTTTTGCCTAAGCGCTGA
- a CDS encoding pyridoxal phosphate-dependent aminotransferase produces the protein MRPARRLQQIPPYLFAEIDRKRDALVAQGVDVINMGIGDPDQPTPDHVVQAMHRAIDDPSTHNYPPYQGTKEYRQAAAAWMQRRFGVTLDPDREVVSSIGSKEAIHNTFLAFVDPGDVALIPDPAYPVYRTSTLFAGGEPYTMPLKPERGFLPDFTAIPTEVARRAKLLWLNYPNNPTGAIADLDFFAEAVAFCREFDILLCHDHAYSEMAYDGYKPPSALQVPGAKEITIEFHSLSKSYNMTGWRVGFVCGAAEGVKALGQVKTNVDSGVFKAIQRAAMAAFQTTEAQLQALMQVYQRRRDLIVAGLQSLGWPITAPKATLYVWAPVPAGYTSTEFATLLLEKCGIIVPPGNGYGAAGEGFFRIALTVPEQRMQLAIERMRQAGIRYR, from the coding sequence ATGCGACCGGCCCGTCGTTTGCAGCAGATTCCCCCTTATTTGTTTGCCGAAATTGACCGCAAGCGGGACGCTCTGGTGGCCCAGGGGGTGGATGTGATCAATATGGGCATTGGGGACCCGGACCAGCCCACCCCGGACCATGTGGTCCAGGCGATGCACCGGGCGATTGATGACCCCAGCACCCACAATTACCCCCCCTACCAGGGCACAAAGGAATACCGGCAAGCGGCGGCGGCTTGGATGCAACGGCGGTTTGGGGTAACTCTGGACCCGGACCGGGAGGTGGTGTCATCTATTGGCTCAAAAGAAGCGATCCACAACACGTTTTTGGCTTTTGTGGACCCTGGCGATGTGGCGTTAATTCCGGATCCGGCCTATCCGGTCTATCGCACCTCGACGCTGTTTGCCGGTGGGGAACCCTACACCATGCCTCTTAAGCCCGAACGGGGGTTTTTGCCGGATTTTACGGCGATTCCCACGGAGGTGGCGCGGCGGGCCAAGTTGCTCTGGCTGAATTACCCCAACAATCCTACGGGGGCGATTGCCGACCTGGACTTTTTTGCGGAGGCGGTGGCCTTCTGCCGGGAGTTTGATATTCTGCTGTGCCATGACCACGCCTATTCGGAAATGGCCTACGATGGCTACAAGCCCCCCAGCGCGCTGCAGGTACCGGGCGCGAAGGAAATCACCATTGAGTTTCACAGCCTTTCCAAGTCCTACAACATGACCGGCTGGCGGGTGGGCTTTGTCTGCGGCGCGGCGGAGGGGGTAAAGGCCCTGGGGCAGGTGAAGACCAATGTGGATTCGGGGGTGTTCAAGGCCATCCAACGGGCCGCTATGGCCGCTTTCCAGACTACGGAAGCGCAGTTACAGGCCCTGATGCAGGTCTACCAGCGGCGACGGGATTTAATTGTGGCGGGGTTGCAGTCCCTGGGCTGGCCCATTACTGCCCCGAAAGCCACCTTGTATGTGTGGGCACCGGTGCCGGCGGGCTATACCTCCACCGAATTCGCCACTTTGTTGTTGGAAAAGTGCGGGATCATTGTGCCGCCGGGGAATGGCTATGGCGCTGCCGGCGAAGGCTTTTTCCGCATTGCCCTCACGGTGCCGGAACAACGGATGCAATTGGCCATCGAACGGATGCGGCAGGCGGGTATTCGTTACCGTTGA